In one window of Miscanthus floridulus cultivar M001 chromosome 12, ASM1932011v1, whole genome shotgun sequence DNA:
- the LOC136496867 gene encoding uncharacterized protein isoform X2, with the protein MKKTASWIDINHLRNQDGKSSFSALRSRWLWSRLITQPSTYAPVKGLYLYGGVGTGKTMLMDLFYEQLPSNWRKKRIHFHDFMLNVHSRLQMHKGVSDPLDVVAAEISDEAIILCLDEFMVTDVADAMILNRLFRQLFSKGVILFSTSNRAPDKLYEGGLQRDLFLPFIDTLKERCIVHPIGSAVDYRQLGSAEQGFYFVGKHYSTLLKQKLQSLIGDEEPSPQTVEVIMGRKLQVSLGANGCAYFPFEDLCDRPLGAADYFGLFKKFHTLALDGVPKFGSSNRTAAYRFVTLIDVMYENKARLLCTAEAGPVGLFENIVTVAEAQKVSPRYSRSQKSDDPDLCVDNELGFAKDRTISRLTEINSREYLEDFEMRLRQQQQLPLQGLDNNGGDVVLA; encoded by the exons ATGAAGAAGACTGCCAGCTGGATAGATATAAATCATCTGAGAAATCAGGACGGTAAGAGCAGTTTCAGTGCACTAAG GAGTCGATGGCTATGGTCCCGTCTCATTACTCAGCCTTCTACCTATGCTCCAGTTAAGGGCCTTTACCTCTATGGCGGTGTTGGTACAGGGAAGACAATGCTTATGGACTTGTTCTATGAACAGCT GCCATCTAATTGGAGAAAAAAACGTATTCACTTTCACGATTTCATGTTGAATGTACATAGTCGTCTTCAG ATGCATAAAGGTGTTTCAGATCCTCTTGATGTTGTAGCAGCTGAGATTTCAGATGAGGCCATTATATTATGTCTTGATGAGTTTATG GTAACTGATGTTGCTGATGCTATGATTCTGAACCGGCTGTTCAGACAATTGTTCAGCAAAGGCGTT ATTCTTTTTTCGACTTCTAACCGTGCTCCAGATAAGCTTTATGAAGGTGGCTTACAACGGGACCTTTTCTTGCCATTTATTGACACCTTGAAA GAAAGGTGCATCGTGCACCCCATTGGATCTGCAGTGGACTATCGTCAACTGGGTTCT GCTGAACAAGGTTTCTATTTTGTCGGAAAACATTACAGTACGCTTCTGAAACAGAAGCTCCAGTCTTTAATTGGAGATGAGGAACCCAGCCCACAAACTGTTGAAGTAATTATGGGAAGGAAACTACAG GTATCCCTGGGAGCAAATGGTTGTGCATATTTTCCTTTTGAAGATCTTTGTGATAGACCTTTAGGTGCAGCAGATTACTTTGGACTCTTTA AAAAATTTCACACCCTGGCACTTGACGGTGTTCCAAAGTTTGGGTCTAGTAACAGAACAGCAGCTTATCGGTTCGTCACACTGATTGAT GTTATGTACGAGAACAAAGCAAGGCTGTTATGTACAGCCGAGGCTGGACCAGTAGGACTGTTTGAGAATATCGTGACTGTTGCTGAAGCACAGAAGGTTTCACCAAGATATTCGCGCTCACAGAAAAGTGACGACCCTGACTTATGTGTGGACAATGAACTTGGATTTGCCAAGGATCGAACGATTAGCAG GTTGACAGAGATCAACAGCAGAGAATATTTGGAGGACTTCGAAATGAGATTGAGGCAACAGCAGCAGCTGCCCTTGCAAGGTCTAGATAATAATGGTGGTGATGTTGTACTAGCATAA
- the LOC136496509 gene encoding serine carboxypeptidase-like 35 has translation MAVAAMATALLMLALATVSALAAVSGAPRRSMSPRPEADLVTGLPGQPAVAFSHYAGYVDVASGGGGKALFYWFFEAEREPDKKPLLLWLNGGPGCSSVAYGAAQELGPFLVRGYGTNLTRNAYAWNKAVNLLFLEAPVGVGFSYTNRTSDLRRLGDRVTAQDSYSFLLTWLDKFPEFKGRDFYIAGESYAGHYVPQLAELIYERNKGASRDRAISIKGFMIGNAVLNDATDQLGMVEYAWSHAIISDELYSAVRRECDSFKEEADGGRPGKGCSPALRAFLGAYDDIDIYSIYTPTCLLLNNVSSTGATRRPARLVAAPRLLSKHEEWHRLMKRVPAGYDPCTEAYVTKYFNRGDVQRALHANRTGLPYPYSPCSEVIRKWNDSPATVLPILKKLMGAGLRIWVYSGDTDGRVPVTSTRYSINTMGLRPRPRRQRAAASASAGSVAAPEWGGWRAWYYRQQVAGWAVEYEEGLTLVTVRGAGHQVPLFAPDRSLAMLYHFLRGQALPAARSSG, from the exons ATGGCTGTGGCGGCTATGGCCACGGCATTGCTCATGCTCGCGCTGGCAACGGTGTCGGCGTTGGCGGCGGTGAGCGGCGCGCCCCGGAGGAGCATGAGCCCGAGGCCGGAGGCCGACCTGGTGACCGGGCTGCCCGGGCAGCCGGCCGTCGCGTTCAGCCATTACGCCGGCTACGTCGACGTCGCctcgggcggcggcggcaaggcgcTCTTCTACTGGTTCTTCGAGGCGGAGCGGGAGCCGGACAAGAAGCCGCTCTTGCTCTGGCTCAACGGAG GGCCTGGGTGCTCGTCTGTGGCCTACGGAGCCGCCCAGGAGCTGGGCCCGTTCCTGGTGAGGGGCTACGGCACGAACCTCACGCGCAACGCCTACGCATGGAACAAAG CCGTGAACCTGCTGTTCCTGGAAGCGCCGGTGGGCGTGGGGTTCTCGTACACGAACCGGACGTCGGACCTGCGGCGGCTGGGCGACCGCGTCACGGCGCAGGACTCGTACAGCTTCCTCCTCACCTGGCTCGACAAGTTCCCCGAGTTCAAGGGCCGCGACTTCTACATCGCCGGAGAGAGCTACGCCG GGCACTACGTCCCACAGCTCGCGGAGCTCATCTACGAAAGGAACAAAGGCGCGAGCAGGGACAGGGCCATCAGCATCAAAGGCTTCATG ATCGGGAACGCGGTGCTGAACGACGCGACGGACCAGCTGGGCATGGTGGAGTACGCGTGGAGCCACGCCATCATCTCGGACGAGCTCTACTCGGCGGTGCGGCGGGAGTGCGACTCCTTCAAGGAGGAGGCCGACGGCGGCCGGCCCGGCAAGGGCTGCTCCCCGGCGCTCCGCGCCTTCCTGGGCGCCTACGACGACATCGACATCTACAGCATCTACACGCCGACGTGCCTGCTGCTGAACAACGTCTCCTCCACCGGCGCCACGCGGCGGCCGGCGAGGCTCGTCGCGGCGCCGCGCCTCCTCTCCAAGCAT GAGGAGTGGCACAGGCTGATGAAGCGTGTGCCGGCAGGATACGACCCGTGCACGGAGGCCTACGTGACCAAGTACTTCAACCGCGGGGACGTGCAGCGCGCGCTGCACGCCAACCGGACGGGCCTGCCCTACCCGTACTCGCCCTGCAG TGAGGTCATAAGGAAATGGAACGACTCGCCGGCCACCGTGCTGCCCATCCTCAAGAAGCTCATGGGCGCCGGGCTACGCATCTGGGTCTACAG CGGCGACACGGACGGGCGGGTGCCGGTGACGTCGACGCGGTACAGCATCAACACGATGGGgctgcggccgcggccgcggcggcagAGGGCGGCCGCTTCTGCTTCGGCAGGCAGTGTGGCCGCGCCGGAGTGGGGCGGGTGGCGGGCGTGGTACTACCGGCAGCAGGTGGCCGGGTGGGCGGTGGAGTACGAGGAGGGGCTGACGCTGGTGACGGTGCGCGGCGCGGGGCACCAGGTGCCGCTCTTCGCGCCGGACCGCTCGCTCGCCATGCTCTATCATTTCCTCCGGGGCCAGGCCCTGCCGGCCGCACGCTCCTCCGGCTAG
- the LOC136496867 gene encoding uncharacterized protein isoform X1, translating to MRSVVRSLRQLRRFAQHHAERHSQATRLFGQQNALIMCGSTSRSLSMLRRNGEISRFASPGVELMRSMFSTVAVDSIKDVGRGGPMVEYERRIASGELVDGDSFQVDTIQQLQRLYEELIENEEDCQLDRYKSSEKSGRSRWLWSRLITQPSTYAPVKGLYLYGGVGTGKTMLMDLFYEQLPSNWRKKRIHFHDFMLNVHSRLQMHKGVSDPLDVVAAEISDEAIILCLDEFMVTDVADAMILNRLFRQLFSKGVILFSTSNRAPDKLYEGGLQRDLFLPFIDTLKERCIVHPIGSAVDYRQLGSAEQGFYFVGKHYSTLLKQKLQSLIGDEEPSPQTVEVIMGRKLQVSLGANGCAYFPFEDLCDRPLGAADYFGLFKKFHTLALDGVPKFGSSNRTAAYRFVTLIDVMYENKARLLCTAEAGPVGLFENIVTVAEAQKVSPRYSRSQKSDDPDLCVDNELGFAKDRTISRLTEINSREYLEDFEMRLRQQQQLPLQGLDNNGGDVVLA from the exons ATGAGATCAGTTGTTCGGTCACTTCGCCAGCTCCGCCGTTTTGCCCAGCACCATGCAGAGAGGCACTCACAAGCAACCAGATTGTTCGGGCAGCAGAATGCTTTAATCATGTGCGGTTCGACATCCCGTTCACTGAGCATGTTACGTCGTAATGGTGAAATTAGCAGATTTGCAAGCCCTGGCGTGGAGTTGATGAGGTCCATGTTCTCCACTGTAGCAGTTGATTCGATCAAAG ATGTTGGAAGAGGTGGTCCGATGGTGGAATATGAGAGGAGAATAGCATCAGGAGAGCTAGTAGATGGTGATAGCTTTCAG GTTGATACAATTCAACAATTACAAAGGCTCTATGAGGAGTTGATTGAGAATGAAGAAGACTGCCAGCTGGATAGATATAAATCATCTGAGAAATCAGGACG GAGTCGATGGCTATGGTCCCGTCTCATTACTCAGCCTTCTACCTATGCTCCAGTTAAGGGCCTTTACCTCTATGGCGGTGTTGGTACAGGGAAGACAATGCTTATGGACTTGTTCTATGAACAGCT GCCATCTAATTGGAGAAAAAAACGTATTCACTTTCACGATTTCATGTTGAATGTACATAGTCGTCTTCAG ATGCATAAAGGTGTTTCAGATCCTCTTGATGTTGTAGCAGCTGAGATTTCAGATGAGGCCATTATATTATGTCTTGATGAGTTTATG GTAACTGATGTTGCTGATGCTATGATTCTGAACCGGCTGTTCAGACAATTGTTCAGCAAAGGCGTT ATTCTTTTTTCGACTTCTAACCGTGCTCCAGATAAGCTTTATGAAGGTGGCTTACAACGGGACCTTTTCTTGCCATTTATTGACACCTTGAAA GAAAGGTGCATCGTGCACCCCATTGGATCTGCAGTGGACTATCGTCAACTGGGTTCT GCTGAACAAGGTTTCTATTTTGTCGGAAAACATTACAGTACGCTTCTGAAACAGAAGCTCCAGTCTTTAATTGGAGATGAGGAACCCAGCCCACAAACTGTTGAAGTAATTATGGGAAGGAAACTACAG GTATCCCTGGGAGCAAATGGTTGTGCATATTTTCCTTTTGAAGATCTTTGTGATAGACCTTTAGGTGCAGCAGATTACTTTGGACTCTTTA AAAAATTTCACACCCTGGCACTTGACGGTGTTCCAAAGTTTGGGTCTAGTAACAGAACAGCAGCTTATCGGTTCGTCACACTGATTGAT GTTATGTACGAGAACAAAGCAAGGCTGTTATGTACAGCCGAGGCTGGACCAGTAGGACTGTTTGAGAATATCGTGACTGTTGCTGAAGCACAGAAGGTTTCACCAAGATATTCGCGCTCACAGAAAAGTGACGACCCTGACTTATGTGTGGACAATGAACTTGGATTTGCCAAGGATCGAACGATTAGCAG GTTGACAGAGATCAACAGCAGAGAATATTTGGAGGACTTCGAAATGAGATTGAGGCAACAGCAGCAGCTGCCCTTGCAAGGTCTAGATAATAATGGTGGTGATGTTGTACTAGCATAA